A segment of the Pelodiscus sinensis isolate JC-2024 chromosome 28, ASM4963464v1, whole genome shotgun sequence genome:
acttccaccccctccccgtcACTATTTAAATAGCTTCAACTTCCTGCCATTGGCTCCTGTTCAGGGGGGCTTGTCACCCTCTCTGTACGCTGGCCACGATTAGGGTGAACACGTTCATCGGTAAGGTGTTCGTTAGCCTTTCAGATGCCAGTCTCCTTGCTgtctttgctgaaacagactcacaCCGCTCCCTCTCTGAGACGTCTGTCCCTAGCGATCACCAATGCAGCAGGCCGGGGTTAAGAATCGGATGTTCTCTCTGGTTAACTAAATCAGCTGAGAGAGGACTTACACATCTTATGCCTGCCTCATTGTGGGGCTGGTTCTCCAGACCCAACATAAATCAGACTAAGGTGAGACTCCGCAGGTCTGTTCTGGTCACAACAGGCCACATTCTAATTTCACTCCGGAGAAAGTCTGTAGTGGATAGAGTGTAAAAATCGGAAGGAGGCCGAACATCTTCCACAAAGTCAGATCTGCCCTTGGAATCTAGCAATGGGCAAGGTGAGATACTGTATCTAGATGTTTTTAGCTTTTATGACatttattagcataaaaattaAGTATTAAAAACAATTCATCCTATCATGAGAAATTACTTACATTGCTGACATTTTTGACTTAAAATACCTATGATGAATACACATTATACTTCATTGGGATTATACAACGAACTATTTAGGGATGCCACAAGTTTCTACAAAGACAAAATGTCCAGCAACCAGAGCAGAAACTTGGAAAGCTCATGAGCAAGCAACACAATTGTCAGTAAAACTATTTCTCTTAGCCCATGATGAAACGGTGCTTGAATCTATCAATCAGTCCGGTTTTTTCCATTGCAATACTTTATCTTTATTCTCTCTGCCCTTCCTTGTTATTTGTGCCTGTACCATTCTGAAACCCCCGACAGAAGGGTTTTCATCATGCCACTAAGGGGGAAAACACCACATTATTTCTCCTAAAATTATATATTGAGCACAAAAGGGCAAACTTTCGGTGGAAGCAGCACCTCACTGTAGTATGAAATTTGAGCACATTTTGGGCTCCATTGCAATCGATCGATATACAGGAGCAGTGCAACTTAGCCTCAGCTCTGGGCCTTCAACATGCTAAAAAGCACCATCAGAATGAGGGTGGTTTTTGAATGGGAGTTTCCCCATCAGCAAGTGAACAGAACTAGAAGGTTTCTGTTTTGCATGGCGCTTACATAGCGTCTGAATCGGATGCACCTGCCCAGCATGATTGGGTGTCGTGTCTGTTCTCATGGCACCGGTCAAACCACATTGCCCACGCCTGGGGACCACTGCTGGACAAGCAAATCATCTCGCCTACCACATCGCGGATTGGTCTGATGCAAAGCAAACTGCTTCCGAAAGTCTCACTGTGCCTGCCCCAGCAGTTGCTCATCGCGCACTGCCAGGGGGAAGGAGCTGCAGAGGCAGAAAATGCAAATCCTATTAGATACACGCTGCCATTCCCTGCCTCCGCTACTATTCTCTGTTGGACGCCCAGGGCGTGCGCTGGGCTCCCAGGAGCGTTCCTGGCACGCAGGGTTAGTGGCCGGACACTGCAGTTAAATCCCGCAGTTAGAAGCCCACGGCTGGCCCGTGCTGCTGCGTGGGGCCAAGGGGCTGTtgaatggcagtgtagatgttcagcCTTGTGCTGCAGCCCCAGTTCTAGGCCCCGTCAAGATCCTCCAGGTTGTGGCTTGGACGAAGTACATCTCTGCTGCAATTCACGAGCCCTTAGCCTGTGGCCAGGGCCAGCCACACATGCCCACTTGTTAGCACCAGAACAGCTGCGCTCCAAgcctgagggtgcgtctacacggcacaGGCAGAAGCCGAGGAACCTGCCTCAGGAGGGTCTTGCCTGGTCTTCACGTGGCCAGAGAATGTCCTGGCTGGGTGGCTCGTGGaacccagggcgggcagagccctcaggaggcaccgaggccagcccctgcccagagcaggaccagcccaactcaaccagcccagccaggcctttgtggAGCTGGGCCTTgaaaaaacctctaaggatggagcttccaccccccccactccctgggtATCCCATCCCAGCGCGTCACCCCCCTCctggggaaagagtttttcctaacatcccccctaacccctccccccccgcaacttgagctcattgctccttgttcctcCATCTgccccccctgagaacagcctctctgcagcccctttggagcccccctgcagggagttagcggctgctgtcaaatcccccctcgctctgctcttctgcaggctaaacaagccccaatccctcagcctctcctcatcggtcatgtgctccagcccctcagcatTCTGGTTGCCCCCCGCTGGACCCTCTGCGATGCGTCCACACCCAGCCGAGGTGTGTTCGGACCCTGGCTCACGCAGAGAGGCTAATCAGGGTGGAGGGGGACCCAGAGGGAAGCAATGGCTAGTTCCTGCTCTCTCTTACAGAGAACCCGGCCTTGTTGGGATGCCACAGGAACGATCTCCAGCACGTCCAGCGGGCTCCTGGCTCCGCCAAGCGCTCCCCTCCCCAACGGGGGCAGCTTTTCGGTAGCGCCCCAGACCCTGCGCGTGCCCTTGCTAGCCTACCGCCGCGCTCCAGCACGTCTCCCACAGGCCTGCAGGGGCCGCGTCGGGGGCGCTGGCGTGGGGAAGGGGACGCCCGCGAGCGGCCGGGCGGGACGCTGCCTGGCTGAGACCCAGCGGGAAAACTCCCAGGACACAACGGCGCCCTAATTCCgctctctgccccacaggcccAACTGCCAGATTATTACGCTCCCTGGACGAACGTCGCGGCCAACCTGCCCCACCTGGTAGAGACGCAGCAGCTCCGCGGGGAAGTGGCAAAGGTTTGGGCACTGCTGGGTGCGGGTTATATGCCCCAACGCCCCCGAACCTGCACTaatgcctcccctccctccacagatGCCCCTGCTCAGTGCACGGCACCTGCGAGGACACAGGCAGCTGCGCCTGGCTCACCTGGCTCTCGGCGTCATCACCATGGGCTACGTGTGGCAAGGTGGCGGGAGGCAGCCCGCGAAGGTCAGCGCCATTCTGCCTCCGCAACGCCCACAGCCAGCCCCCGGCCgggctcccctcccctcggcTGGCCAGAGACCGAGGCGCACGTGTGGGGAACGGCGCTCGCTCGCTTACTGGCACCGCAGGCTGCGCGCTCGTTCGCAGGCTCCCTCGCTCCCCTGAGCCGTGGGGCGAGCGAAcctgcccagccccagagacaAGCCGACGGCAGCGAAAGGCCACGACCTGCCTGCGGGCCGCCCTCTCCAGAGGATGAAAGGCTGGGACGGGCAGGGGCCTGGGCTCACCCCACGCGGCTCTGATCTCCAGGGGGAGCCGACCCGCTGGCTCAAACGGGCCGGGGGAGAGGAACCTGCCCGGCACAGCAGCCCGGTACCGTAACGCTCTTGTTTAACCTAGATCCTGCCCAGAGTGCTCGCGGTGCCTTTCTGCGCCGTCTCGGCGCGCCTTGGCCTGCCGCCCATCCTCGTCTACGCCGACTGCGTTCTGGCCAACTGGAAGAAGAGAGACCCCCGGGGGTAGGTTGGGCTCCAAGCTCAGCGGCAGCTGCCAGCCCCCACCATGCTTAGCGGACAGGCTCCCCCCACCTGGGTGTGTGGGCCGCCCCAGGGCACGCCCAGAGCAGGACACGTGAATGCTCGTGACGTGTGACTAGCGTGAACCTGTCCGCGTGTCAGCCACTTTCACCAAGCCAGGCAGCCTCCTGTCGGGGGCAAACCTCCCCAGGGGACCAGTCAGCTACCGACTGCAGCGCTCTGGCCGTGGCGACACTGACCGGCCCCAGGCTGGGGATGGGCGCTGCAAACAGCTGAATCCAGCCAGACAGTAAATGCCAGCCCAGAGCTCCCACCTGGGACTGGGTGCGGGACACCCCATGGTCTCTGCAGCCCCTGTTAGGGATCACTGGTTGGCTGGGTTTTGTgatgaccccccctccccgcactgtCTACTCCCGAGAACCCAGGTCACGCCGTTCACCAGCACTAGGTCGCGGTTTTAACATCgtctctctttcttcctctctctccaccTGGGCTGCGACTGGAGGCCCCTGAGCATCGGGTGAGTGGCTCCTGTTTGCCTTAGAGAAGGGCCGGCCTTTGGCGCATGTGCCAGAGGGCCACGCGGCTGGGAGTTTTCACCGCTGGTTTCAGCCGTTCCATCATAAATCTGGGACAACACACGACcttggtggggagagagggaggctgggacGGATTCGTTTATGCTCACAGTGTACCAGTGCAACCACcgccaggcagatttgaacctgggacctctggagcttagtataggagcctctgccctgtgagctaaaagccagctggctcccaacccGTGCTGTTGGTCTTATctattgctgtggtctaggtgccactgcatgggacagtgaaccacactagggctgcgtctacactgcaggcttcttgtgcaagaactgttttgtgcttGAGTTCtcgtgcaaaaggtcttccacaagagtgtgtccacactgccatgtgcttttgtgcaagagcgtccatggcagtgtggatgctctcttgagcaagaaagctctgatggccattttagccataggggcttcttgcgcaggaaattcatgttgtctgtctccactggcctcttgtggaagcgctcttgcacaagggggcttgttcctcctggggagaggaataccgcttctggaagaagccctgttttccgacactgtgctgtaaatttacttgcgcaagaacacacgtgcagtgtaggCGCTCTGCAAGTTGTTGAGCAAGaccagctgttcttgtgcaaaaagcctgcagtgtagatgtagcctaggtgtgtggctCACAGCAGCATGGCACAAACGTACGTGGGAATGGGACAAGCCACTCACTGCTGCAGGGCGGCTTAGAGAACACATGCAAATGTGTGCAAGACTGGCAGGTGGAACCAACCTTGGGACCCCTGGAGCTCGGTGCAGGCATCCTAACAGcctgagctgaaagccagctgcctccctgctACGGCTGTAGCAGACCCCCTGTTCTCAATGCCCCTGCACGGGGCAGTGACCCACCCCCAGCGGGGGTGTGAGTTACACATGCGCCCTGCCGTACGCAGCTCAATTCAGAGCCATCTCTGGCTGGCAGCCTCACTGGGTGCTAAGGGCCTAAGGTTACCACGGGCTTTGCTTTTCTACATGCATCTGTCACCCGAAGAGCAGGCAGCCCGCCCGCTCGCCGCACCCTCGGCCCGAGAGGCGTGTACGTTGTAGCTGATGCTGAGAAGCTGTGTCCAAGGAGGACGGTGCAAACGATTATGACAACGGGCGCGTATTACTGGCCTCGCCCTGGGGGATGCGTCTTTCTTCCCACAGGAATCTGGACACCCTCTTTTCATTCCCTGGCGGGGACAGCAGCAAAGGGTTCTTCCTAGTCTCACTCCTCGTTGAAGTGGCAGCCACCCCGGGGCTCCAGGTACAGCGTCCTAGTGGAGCAGCCGGGGGTCGCTCCTGGACTAAGTGCAGTTTAGCGCTTAGAGAGCGTTACCACCCAGGCTCGCCACGGCGATTAGGGGCTACTCACAGGAACCAATCACTCCGGGGACAAGTGCAGGGTTTCCCACTGTCCACCTAAACCCTCGTGTGGTAGACGTAACtttgcaccctcccctctgcatGGGCTGGCATCGGTTTTCTCCTCATTTGCCTACAGGCAagagtccacccccccccccccaaacgaGCAAATTGGTGCCAACCGTTAGCGTAGCTCACAGCAGACTGATTTCCACCCTCCCATGATGCTGCGGGGCACTGGAGGAGCCTCAGCATCTCTCGCGGGGTCCCAGCCGcaaggctggggagaaggggcttggCTATGTTACTTGAAGAGGACGGGGCTGTACGCGAACCCCTGCTAAGAGCCCAGCTTTGTTCCCTGGAGAGGGGTCCTGCTAGAAAACCCTGGGAGGGACCTAGGTGCCGGCACCACTTTCCCCAGAAAGCCTGATTTGTATTCTGAGGCCAAGGCTGTTTTTCCTCTGTTCCCTCCAAGGCAATCCCCACGATTGTCAAGGCCGTACTGCGCCAGGACCTCTGCTCCGTGCACACAGCACTGCAGGACGTGGCCCTGGCTATATGCAGAATGCAGGAAGCTTTCACACTAATTCATGGTAAGTGCTTTGGCAGCTGCGCTTGCGGTTTGTGACCCAAATGATCCCAGCACACAATTGAAACGAATGCAGCAATCAGTCCCTGTTTGAGAGAGACCCACAGCTGCTTGTAGTTGGGAGGGAAACAAACATCCCGGCTGCCTGAGTCTCCTTATGGCCAGACAGGTAAGGAGCGAGGAAGCGCCTGCATCCTTCCCATGTGCCCAAGGCGCGGCACCCTCAGACAGGAGCCAAAGGACTCGCATTTCCTGCCCCTAAAGCTCCCCCCGTCGGCGCTGAACGAGGCGGGCCCTGTTGGAAGCGTGTCTCACCgacggggggggcaggccggccgGCCGACTGGCACACACGTTGTAGCCGGGGGGATCAGGCCCCAGAGGTGGCAGCCTTGTCACACACTGAAATGTGAGACCTGGATCCACCCCACTCAgctctggggggctgactccctGGCACGATGCCTGCTGGGAATTCTTAGGCAAACCCTTTGGCTCTGTCCCTGGAGCGCGCGGCAACTACTGCTGACTGCCCATAGCAGAGCTCTGCTTGCCCGTTCCCTCACACACCCTGCCCAAGTGGCATGGGCGAGGGCTGGCTGCAAACCACTGCACGGGCCCTGCCGGGCTGGAGGACGGCTTTGCCGCCTGGTACCACAGAGAGCCGCGCCCGCTCCCAGAGTGCCGCCGTCACGTGTGCTTTCGGGGAGCCCCTCGCTGGCCTGGCCTCGCCCCCGGAGCTCCGCTCACTCAAGTGGGGGCAGTGCTGGGTTCGTAACGGTCACGCTGCTGTGCTGTCATGGCCGCCCAGACAGATGAAACACTTTGCGCCAATGAGGAAGGGTCGCACGGCACTGTTCCAAGCCAACCAAGAGCGCTCCCATTGCTGGCCAAGTGCCAGAGCTGGCAAGCCAGGGCCCTCAGGGTCAGTTGCATCTGTTGCTTCTGGCTCCAATGTCACCCGAACAAGCGTCCCGTCTCTCCACAGAGCATGTCGATCCGGGACTGTTTTTCAGAACCCTTCGCATCTACCTCGCCGGGTAGGTACCTGCCCTGGGGCACTATCTCTTTAGGGAGAGGGAAGTCCCTAGGCTGCCTCCGACCAATCCCCGGCTGGTGTGAGACACAGCACTTCCAGCACAACCTGCCTGCTCCAGAAAACGTCTCCCCATCCCGCCCGTTAGCAGGTGGCCCCAAAGCAGGACTTTCAGAATTTCCAAGTTGCTAGAAGGAAGGAGAATTTTCCATGTATCTATCGCAGCATGAGGGTACAAACAGTCACTCGCTCCATCCCTTTGTAAACGCTCACAGAGCGCTCACCTCCCAGCAAGCGAGAGTATTTACCCTTCTGCTGCCCCCTTCCAGAGGCTGCTGACACCGGCgctgttcccttccccctttccttgTGCTTCTCTCTCGCCCTCTCTGGCAGGAAGTGGCCCAGATGTAGGTTGACCAGATGTCCCGATATCAGGGTGCTGTTGTAAATAGGGTCCTGTTCCTCCTCCGcaccctgatttttcacactgctACTTGATGTTCCATTAGAAACTTTGCCCATCACACGGAGGAGCTTGTCCCTGTTGAGTAAAGAACGAAGAAGTTCCCAGCCGAGTCTGACCCTACCTAGAAGCTGCATTagagctctgagcccccccttcccacagcgAGCACGATAAGTTCCTTGGGAGAGGAGGCCTTGGAGGGGCTAAGGCCACTCTGCGTTACCAGAGCACAGCTCTTGCTGTACAGCCAGTTTCCAGGACAACTGTCTCTGTCCAGGACTGACCCGTGCTGCAAGTCACTAGTGTGTATTGGTTAGCACCGCATGTAACTATCAAACCGCACTAGggaggtttggcgacaaaagGGCTGTCAACAGGCAAAAGTCGCCAAAGGTGAAAACCGGTCAAGCTGGTTTTTCTGCTTCCCATGATCGGCATTTCATGGCTACATGGCTAGCACCCTGgggacagatagagcaaagcattgtgggtaagcatcccacagtgcactgTGGTGGGAAGGCTGAGCTAATCCCTGCAATTCTTGGGATTACCTCAGAGCTCTATGAGCTCTCTGTGCTAAGGAATGTCGAAGCAGCACAGCCGTCCCTCCTACAGCAGTCTGCCTGGTGCTGGGTTCCTAgccgggcagaacaggagcactccagtgatttgctctttgtttgttccccaaacggagcagctcactcagttgTTAGACACTTCCCGGAGCTCTgaacgggggaggggtgcaggcctgcagggcagcagagtgcacagaacactgagcagagccatcagggcaggccttgtaggatactggcggaagccagttctctcaccaaaacaaacagaagagtccacactggctctctgTTGACAataaagacaaaagtctctcacaggcTGG
Coding sequences within it:
- the LOC102455437 gene encoding indoleamine 2,3-dioxygenase 1, encoding MESRAHSERLQHLEEFHVSEECGFVLPDPLAQLPDYYAPWTNVAANLPHLVETQQLRGEVAKMPLLSARHLRGHRQLRLAHLALGVITMGYVWQGGGRQPAKILPRVLAVPFCAVSARLGLPPILVYADCVLANWKKRDPRGPLSIGNLDTLFSFPGGDSSKGFFLVSLLVEVAATPGLQAIPTIVKAVLRQDLCSVHTALQDVALAICRMQEAFTLIHEHVDPGLFFRTLRIYLAGWKDSSLMPEGLVYEGVWEAPRQFSGGSAAQSSTLQCFDILLGIPHSTAQGFSAEYLRRMRDYMPAAHRAFIQTLASGPSLRQFALVTGDAGLRAAFNQCVAALAALRSYHIQVVTKYITIPAGRCRAEQQLGGCVQEGVSVRSDMGTGGTDFMRFLKAIRDSTHTAQLTD